In Psychrobacter sp. JCM 18902, a single window of DNA contains:
- a CDS encoding DsrE family protein has protein sequence MANTTDYVGTLFDNSESNPSKITLAFTMAGVALKKGHSASVILMVDAVHLALPNALDNVNIGAPFEPAGELLEAFIEKGGQVLVCGACMKHNGVEESAIDKRFEVISGDDVVELLMNAKGSLQLN, from the coding sequence ATGGCTAACACGACGGATTATGTCGGTACGTTATTTGATAATAGTGAATCAAATCCAAGCAAAATCACCTTAGCATTTACTATGGCTGGCGTGGCACTCAAAAAAGGTCATTCTGCCTCAGTGATATTGATGGTGGACGCGGTACATTTGGCACTGCCCAACGCGTTAGATAACGTCAATATTGGCGCGCCATTTGAACCTGCGGGCGAATTGTTAGAAGCCTTTATCGAAAAAGGCGGTCAAGTATTGGTCTGCGGCGCTTGCATGAAACATAATGGTGTCGAAGAATCAGCCATCGATAAGCGCTTTGAAGTGATTAGCGGTGATGATGTGGTTGAGCTTCTGATGAATGCGAAGGGCTCTTTGCAGTTGAATTAA
- a CDS encoding acyl-CoA thioesterase, with translation MYPFIRYASTIAHAALQVKKGNTLTFKDTSEISFRCRLTDIDNFLEMNNGRVLTLFDMGRTDFAVRSGLGSQLLKQRWGLVVAGSTIQYRKRIRAFDKITMKTHIVGFDERWIYIEQSMWVKSKPCSSALLRTGVTEKGKVIETARVLASLGQADWQLPPSGYVAEWIISDADRPWPPQS, from the coding sequence ATGTATCCATTTATCCGTTATGCCAGCACCATCGCCCACGCCGCGCTACAAGTCAAAAAAGGCAATACCTTAACGTTTAAAGATACGAGTGAGATTAGCTTTCGCTGTCGTCTGACAGATATTGATAATTTCTTAGAGATGAATAATGGTCGCGTACTTACCCTTTTTGATATGGGTCGTACTGACTTCGCGGTGCGTAGCGGGCTTGGTAGCCAACTGCTCAAGCAGCGTTGGGGTTTGGTCGTCGCTGGCAGCACCATCCAATATCGCAAACGCATTCGTGCCTTTGATAAAATCACCATGAAAACGCATATCGTCGGCTTCGATGAGCGCTGGATATATATTGAGCAATCGATGTGGGTAAAGAGCAAACCTTGCTCCTCTGCGCTACTGCGTACGGGCGTGACTGAAAAAGGTAAGGTGATAGAAACAGCACGTGTACTAGCCTCATTGGGGCAAGCAGATTGGCAGTTGCCACCGAGTGGCTATGTGGCAGAATGGATCATCAGTGATGCTGATCGTCCGTGGCCACCGCAAAGTTAG
- a CDS encoding YheT family hydrolase has translation MPTSNSPTSKPSQPFSPAPFKPPFWLANPHLQSILPKFFAPKTPTYRRVVEKDSLDESDIAYDFYDAHPIATVENSEREQTPLIVLFHGMEGSSDSHYARALAHQMHAQGWHFVVAHFRSCGGIPANGRVFYNAGDTDEVHHALQNLSQQYANIYAAGVSLGGNALAKYMGEYGDDAICQGAVVISAPVDMSSAALSMHSFLSHRIYTPYLLNPIIKKALANDISKEEIDSIKAVNRISDFDDIFTAPRHGYRSNNHYYQASSALPYLIKVTKPLLLISAKDDPFLGFTATPNDVSNSVTILDTEHGGHVGFIRYRSDKDKLPHLYKKSRFDINWIPETVSAYFNHIGVASNKP, from the coding sequence ATGCCAACCTCAAATTCGCCAACGTCAAAACCGAGCCAACCCTTCTCTCCAGCGCCTTTTAAGCCGCCCTTTTGGCTGGCCAATCCGCATCTGCAAAGCATCTTGCCTAAGTTTTTTGCGCCCAAAACGCCTACTTATCGCCGTGTGGTCGAAAAAGACTCGTTGGATGAAAGTGATATTGCTTATGACTTTTATGATGCGCATCCTATCGCCACCGTAGAAAACAGCGAGCGTGAACAAACGCCATTAATCGTGCTATTCCACGGTATGGAAGGCAGTAGCGACAGCCATTATGCACGTGCTTTGGCGCATCAAATGCACGCTCAGGGCTGGCACTTTGTGGTGGCGCACTTCCGCAGTTGTGGCGGCATTCCTGCTAATGGTCGAGTTTTTTATAATGCGGGTGATACCGATGAGGTGCATCATGCGCTGCAAAACCTAAGTCAGCAGTACGCCAATATCTATGCGGCTGGGGTGTCACTGGGTGGCAATGCTTTGGCAAAATATATGGGCGAATATGGCGACGACGCAATCTGCCAAGGCGCTGTGGTCATCTCCGCTCCCGTCGATATGTCATCAGCGGCGCTTAGTATGCACAGCTTTTTGAGTCATCGAATTTACACCCCTTATTTGCTCAACCCGATTATCAAAAAAGCCTTAGCCAATGACATCAGCAAAGAAGAGATCGACTCAATCAAAGCAGTCAATCGCATCAGTGATTTTGACGATATCTTTACCGCGCCGCGTCACGGCTACCGCTCTAATAACCACTACTATCAAGCCTCATCAGCCCTGCCTTATTTGATAAAAGTAACGAAGCCTTTATTGTTAATTAGTGCCAAAGACGACCCCTTCCTTGGTTTTACCGCCACGCCGAATGATGTGTCTAACAGTGTCACTATCTTAGACACTGAGCATGGCGGGCATGTGGGTTTTATTCGTTATCGCTCTGATAAAGACAAATTGCCGCATCTTTATAAAAAATCAAGATTTGATATCAACTGGATACCTGAAACTGTCAGCGCTTATTTTAATCATATCGGTGTAGCATCTAATAAGCCCTAA
- a CDS encoding YigZ family protein, with product MSYQTLKRAVTARLEIKKSEFIAYAYPVTSREQAMFHVEQLREQYADARHHCWAYIIGDPNNTTSAGFDDDGEPNGTAGRPILNVLQHKAIGNVIIIVVRYFGGIKLGAGGLTRAYAGAAQAVVDEMDLSPYVPMVQVQILAEFATEAQCRYVVDSLNGSIDDVAYSKQVTLTVTIAEADIDHLKERLAMDGRVLNASEKLNE from the coding sequence ATGAGCTATCAAACGCTAAAACGTGCTGTCACTGCGCGCTTAGAAATTAAAAAATCCGAGTTTATTGCTTACGCTTATCCTGTAACCTCGCGTGAACAGGCAATGTTTCACGTGGAACAACTACGCGAGCAATATGCCGATGCGCGCCACCACTGCTGGGCGTATATCATTGGTGATCCCAATAATACTACCAGTGCAGGCTTTGATGATGATGGTGAACCGAATGGCACGGCAGGGCGACCTATATTAAATGTGCTGCAACATAAAGCGATCGGTAACGTCATTATTATCGTGGTGCGTTATTTTGGTGGTATTAAACTGGGCGCAGGCGGTCTAACCCGTGCTTATGCAGGCGCAGCGCAAGCAGTCGTCGATGAGATGGATTTAAGCCCTTATGTGCCAATGGTACAAGTGCAGATATTGGCAGAGTTTGCGACCGAAGCACAGTGCCGCTATGTGGTCGACAGTTTAAATGGCAGTATCGATGATGTTGCCTATAGTAAACAAGTGACATTGACCGTGACGATTGCTGAGGCAGATATCGACCATTTAAAAGAACGTCTGGCGATGGATGGACGGGTATTAAATGCGTCGGAAAAATTGAATGAGTAA
- a CDS encoding pseudouridine synthase has translation MRLDKFLSKATELSRKESKKILHAGEVTVNDQVIKDPGVHVDVVNDDVIWAGEPLSVAAGSRYILLHKPEGFECTLKVKEHPIVTELIAVPELGSLRIAGRLDVDTTGALLMSDDGKWLHRVTSPKHEHAKIYELTLADAMDEAAQANAVKEVAEGILLEGDHEETKPAVLEFIDETHARLTLEQGKYHQVKRMMGYFGNRVVELHRASVGHITLEGLEKGDSRFLTPEEVAKF, from the coding sequence ATGCGTCTAGATAAATTTTTGAGTAAAGCTACTGAGCTATCGCGTAAAGAATCCAAAAAAATTCTGCACGCTGGTGAAGTGACGGTAAACGATCAAGTCATTAAAGACCCTGGCGTCCATGTCGATGTGGTCAATGACGATGTGATTTGGGCAGGCGAGCCATTATCGGTCGCGGCGGGCAGTCGTTATATTCTATTACATAAGCCTGAAGGCTTTGAATGTACGCTGAAAGTGAAAGAGCATCCAATCGTCACTGAGCTGATTGCGGTGCCAGAGCTTGGTAGCTTGCGCATTGCAGGGCGTCTTGATGTTGATACGACCGGCGCATTACTAATGAGTGATGATGGTAAATGGTTACACCGTGTCACCAGTCCTAAACATGAACATGCCAAAATCTATGAGCTGACTTTAGCAGATGCGATGGATGAAGCGGCGCAAGCCAATGCCGTCAAAGAAGTCGCTGAGGGCATCCTTTTAGAAGGCGATCACGAAGAAACAAAACCTGCGGTTCTAGAATTCATTGATGAGACGCATGCACGTTTGACGCTTGAGCAAGGTAAATATCATCAAGTAAAACGCATGATGGGTTACTTTGGTAATAGAGTGGTTGAGCTGCATCGCGCTAGTGTCGGTCATATTACTTTGGAAGGATTAGAGAAAGGCGACAGTCGCTTTTTAACACCTGAAGAAGTGGCTAAGTTCTAA
- a CDS encoding disulfide isomerase DsbC N-terminal domain-containing protein gives MKSSLLKSASLIGAMLLATTACAQSSDTAATNQKASQSTQNTKAAGTVSKSVDSRLRQLLTQAGIKTQISSIVPSNLPNMYQVNLAGQLPLHITEDGKYVIQGELQKNPSKRVVTKTPARSTSAQAGKPVSASVKADILANMDALKNMSTKTPFFYTAVPGVIWGATLEGVPFLLSDDAQYITDGEISVIENGQFIGLDEEFEKRKNQSVFATLDESQLINYPATGSERAVIYVANDVNCPYCRRLHQQLPMLNAKGVTVKTIGYPIYEQSPEQMRGIWCQSDEDSRRKAFDKAMLQGEMTRAPASCTADHVTPNREKAAGLAVMATPAIYREDGVLYQASFESPEFLEFLGVQ, from the coding sequence GTGAAATCATCTCTATTAAAATCTGCCAGTTTAATTGGCGCCATGTTATTGGCAACCACCGCTTGTGCCCAGTCTAGTGATACTGCCGCTACTAACCAAAAAGCGAGCCAGAGTACTCAAAATACAAAAGCCGCTGGCACTGTTAGCAAGTCTGTTGACAGTCGCTTGCGCCAATTGCTCACTCAGGCAGGGATCAAAACACAAATTAGCTCTATTGTGCCGTCCAACTTACCCAATATGTATCAAGTCAATTTGGCGGGGCAGTTGCCTTTGCATATCACTGAAGATGGCAAATATGTCATTCAAGGCGAGCTACAAAAGAATCCAAGCAAGCGTGTAGTCACCAAGACGCCAGCGCGTAGCACCAGTGCGCAGGCAGGCAAACCTGTCAGTGCGAGTGTCAAAGCTGATATATTGGCAAATATGGATGCGCTGAAAAATATGAGCACTAAGACGCCGTTCTTTTATACCGCAGTGCCAGGTGTGATTTGGGGTGCGACATTAGAAGGCGTGCCTTTTTTACTATCGGATGATGCACAATATATTACTGATGGCGAGATTTCTGTCATCGAAAATGGTCAATTCATCGGACTCGATGAGGAGTTTGAAAAGCGTAAAAATCAGTCTGTGTTTGCGACTTTAGATGAAAGCCAGCTGATTAATTATCCAGCGACCGGCTCTGAGAGAGCGGTTATTTATGTGGCCAATGATGTCAACTGTCCTTATTGCCGCCGCTTGCATCAGCAGCTACCGATGCTTAATGCCAAAGGTGTGACGGTTAAAACCATTGGTTATCCGATATACGAGCAGTCCCCTGAGCAAATGCGTGGCATTTGGTGTCAAAGTGATGAGGACAGCCGCCGTAAAGCTTTTGATAAAGCAATGTTGCAGGGTGAGATGACACGTGCACCAGCAAGTTGTACAGCCGATCATGTGACGCCCAATCGCGAAAAAGCGGCAGGGCTTGCAGTCATGGCTACGCCTGCTATCTACCGTGAAGATGGCGTGCTTTATCAAGCGAGCTTTGAGAGTCCTGAGTTTTTAGAATTTTTGGGCGTACAGTAG
- a CDS encoding DUF2939 domain-containing protein: MNKGFHTLKSLSHANIYRYIFGVLDLYSPVLNLPIITFLFCDKGLIFMKKLIILLIVIAFAVYAGSPYYSAYQLKNAYDAKDGATIAAAIDYEQVRPSIQNQLTSQFTATMANYPLVAELGGEPLTQAANSFITQAVNGAITPQNIEKVINTQGQANTATKELAAAWAIASNQVDLKNLIQNLIIQRGDVDAVVKSQMQQIMKKQAAELEQQVAQGSDSDKPTLGYCGINCFTISGQVKGYPLTIKMQRNGLIGWKIVDIVLPQ, from the coding sequence ATGAACAAAGGTTTTCATACCTTAAAAAGTCTCAGCCATGCTAATATTTATCGCTATATCTTTGGGGTTTTAGATTTATACTCACCAGTATTAAATCTGCCCATCATTACGTTTTTGTTTTGCGATAAGGGTTTGATCTTTATGAAGAAGCTGATTATTTTATTAATCGTCATTGCCTTCGCTGTCTATGCAGGCTCGCCCTATTACAGCGCTTATCAGCTTAAAAATGCCTACGATGCCAAAGACGGCGCGACCATCGCCGCAGCGATCGACTATGAGCAAGTGCGACCTAGCATCCAAAACCAACTAACCAGTCAGTTTACGGCGACTATGGCCAATTATCCATTGGTCGCTGAGTTGGGCGGCGAGCCATTGACCCAAGCCGCTAATAGTTTTATCACGCAGGCGGTGAATGGTGCTATCACGCCACAAAATATCGAAAAAGTCATCAATACCCAAGGTCAGGCCAATACCGCGACCAAAGAGCTGGCCGCTGCATGGGCAATCGCCAGTAATCAGGTCGATCTCAAAAATTTGATTCAAAATCTTATCATCCAGCGCGGTGATGTGGATGCAGTGGTCAAAAGCCAAATGCAGCAAATCATGAAAAAACAAGCCGCTGAACTGGAGCAACAGGTAGCGCAAGGGTCGGACAGTGACAAGCCAACATTGGGCTATTGCGGTATTAATTGCTTCACCATTAGCGGTCAGGTAAAAGGTTATCCGCTCACCATCAAGATGCAGCGTAACGGTTTAATTGGTTGGAAAATCGTTGATATCGTGTTGCCACAATAG